The nucleotide window GCGACCTTGAAGGCCTCATTGGCGTGCTGGAAGGTAATCCGTTCCACACCGTAGTCTTCGAGCACACGCAGCAGCATGAGGATTTCGTCGGCCCGGTAGGAATGGCAATGGACCAGGATATCCCCGCGCAGGATGTCTGCCATGATCCCGGAGCGTTCGTTGTACACGGGCGGAATGGCCCGCGGATCGGTACTCGCGTTGAAGGCATCCCACGCTTCCATGTAGCGTTTGCCTTCTTCAAAGGCGTCACGCAACACCTGCTCGACCCCCATGCGGGTAGCGGGCACGATGGCACCCGTTCCGCCGCTGCCCCGCCGGCCGTGGACCCGCGTGGGGTTCTCGCCGAGTGCGAACTTGATGGTGCGTGGTGCGCCATCGAAGCGGATGGCATCCGGATCGCTGAAGCCCCAGCGGTGCTTGATGGTCTCGTTCTGTCCACCGATCACGTTGGCCGATCCGTGCATGATGTGCGACGTGGTCACGCCGCCCGCCAATGCCCGGTAGATGCCCAGATGATACGGATTCGTGACGTCCTCCATCCGGACCTCCGCCGTGACGGGGGACGATCCTTCGTTGATGCTGGAGAGGGCAATGTGGGCGTGGGCGTCAATGATGCCCGGCATGATGAACTTGCCGGAGGCGTCCACGACCTCGACGCCGCGGGGCGCCCGGAGGCCGGAGCCGACGCCGGTGATCTTGCCGCTCTCAATGAGTACGTCCGCGTTCTCGAGCGTTCCGTTCGTGACGGTAAGGACGGTGCCGCCCCGAAGGAGCACGTCCTGGGCCATGGCTGGCGTACCTGCCAGGAGGGCCGCCAGGAACGCAACCTGTAAAAAGGCCCGGGTCCAATCGTTCATGGGATTCTGCATAATCATGGCGTTTGACATCAATTGGTGTACGGCCGACCGTCGACGAAAACAGTCTGTACCTTCATGTCTTTCGAAAAGAGATCGCCCTTGACCAGGACGAGGTTGGCCATCTTGCCGACATCCACGGTTCCCATGACGGACTCCATGCCGACATATGCAGCGGCGTTGACAGTCAGGGCCGCCAACGCGTCGTCCACGGACAACCCCGCGTCCAGATAGGCGCGGAGATTGGCCATGACGTCCTTTGCTTCGACGCCGTAGGACGCAAAGGCAAAGGGCAAGCCGTGCTCGGCGAACAGGGCCGGCATGCCCAGGTAGTCCTGCCGGGACTGCAATTGACGGGCTTCCAGGTTGCGCCGCTCCGCTTCCGTATCCCGGTACGTGGCCGTCCGCGTGTCGGGATCGTAATTCTCCAGGATGTAGGCCAGCGAATCATCCGTCACCTTTTCCATCCAGTCCGGCTTGTCCGGCAGGTCCAGGGTGACGGCCAGGGGCGCACGCGACGCCGTCAACTTGTCGAGGACATCGAAGCCCTGCGACAGACCGGACAGCATCAGCCGGAATCCCAGGGCCTCCTGGAGATCCAGGGCACGGTGGATTTCCAGCGCGTCGTCGGTGTGGATGAGGAGGGGGCGCTCACCGGCAACAACCGGAAAGAACGCATCGTGGACCGGGTCCTGGGGTGGGCGGGACAGTCCCGTGGGGTCCTGGGCATACAGGTCGCCGACACGCATCCGACGGTCCGATTCCCGGTACAGTTGACGCATCTTGGCCATGATGGCCATGGGGGTTCCCGGATACACGCCACGGGCGCCCTCGAATTCCATGAACAGGGCCATCGGGCTTCCATAACGCATCCCCTGGGCGTCGAGCAACACCACGGCAGCGGTTCCGGGCAGCATGCCGCCATGCGGGACGACGTTCGCGGCGGTGAAACCGAGCATGCGATGCGCATCCATCGATTTGTGGGACGGGTCCAGGAAATCACGGACGTCCCGTTCAGGCTGGATTCCCGCACGGTCATTCGGCGGGTTGCCGCGGTCCTCGACCGCAGGCAGATTGTTTTCGCGGGGCGGCTCCGGTATGCCGACGTGGGAGAGGGCATCAATAAAGCCGGCGACGACCGTCAATGAGTCTCCGTCCACGATCCGGGCGTCCCAGGGGGCTTCCACGCGGGCGCCGACGGCGGTGATGACACCGTCCTTGACGACCACGGTGCCGCGCTCGATGACGCGACCCGGGGCCTGGACAATCCGGACGTTCTGGATGGCATACGTGCCGGTGATTTCCGGGATGTCCGGGCTGTTCGATTGCGCCAGGGCGGGCCATGCGGAAAGCAACAGGACTGCAACCGTGACCAAGGCCCTGGTCATGGCGGCGGTCGCTCGGAATATGGGGGTCATCGCTCTTGGTGTTTGTTGAATCAGGCTTCGGCCGACCATCCGTCAATGATGCCCAGGATGATCACGTTGGCCGGGATATCGCCGCCCTTCA belongs to Rhodothermales bacterium and includes:
- a CDS encoding amidohydrolase family protein; amino-acid sequence: MIMQNPMNDWTRAFLQVAFLAALLAGTPAMAQDVLLRGGTVLTVTNGTLENADVLIESGKITGVGSGLRAPRGVEVVDASGKFIMPGIIDAHAHIALSSINEGSSPVTAEVRMEDVTNPYHLGIYRALAGGVTTSHIMHGSANVIGGQNETIKHRWGFSDPDAIRFDGAPRTIKFALGENPTRVHGRRGSGGTGAIVPATRMGVEQVLRDAFEEGKRYMEAWDAFNASTDPRAIPPVYNERSGIMADILRGDILVHCHSYRADEILMLLRVLEDYGVERITFQHANEAFKVAPELAAYGAMASVFADWWSYKFEVYYSTAWNAAILTRNGVRTSINSDSGELNRHLYHEAAKTQRYGDLTDDEALALITINPAIQLGIQDRVGSIEVGKDGDVAVFSAHPLSIYAIAEQTYVDGVRYFDRTNDPDDMRLEISPSARLDTFMEQEGHVHEEEVAHIQDVEK
- a CDS encoding amidohydrolase family protein — encoded protein: MTRALVTVAVLLLSAWPALAQSNSPDIPEITGTYAIQNVRIVQAPGRVIERGTVVVKDGVITAVGARVEAPWDARIVDGDSLTVVAGFIDALSHVGIPEPPRENNLPAVEDRGNPPNDRAGIQPERDVRDFLDPSHKSMDAHRMLGFTAANVVPHGGMLPGTAAVVLLDAQGMRYGSPMALFMEFEGARGVYPGTPMAIMAKMRQLYRESDRRMRVGDLYAQDPTGLSRPPQDPVHDAFFPVVAGERPLLIHTDDALEIHRALDLQEALGFRLMLSGLSQGFDVLDKLTASRAPLAVTLDLPDKPDWMEKVTDDSLAYILENYDPDTRTATYRDTEAERRNLEARQLQSRQDYLGMPALFAEHGLPFAFASYGVEAKDVMANLRAYLDAGLSVDDALAALTVNAAAYVGMESVMGTVDVGKMANLVLVKGDLFSKDMKVQTVFVDGRPYTN